The genomic stretch CTCTTacgattttgttttttgtttttattttttagtttttgtccTTTACATAAACCAAAAGACTTCCCTGATTATCATTTACTCCTTTAAATCAACTAAGCATTCTTTAAAAGTCATGTACAATTAATCCTTGCCCCGAGAATTGATGTAGACCAGAGTATGGGAGTTCATATTGAAGATTGGAGCATATGTGAGTGTGGATGTTTTTCACGGGACGATGCCAAAGGTGTCAGGACAAGATTACAAGCTCGCGCGGACGAACTGTTAAACAAACTGTCACACAAGCATTTGTTCGATAGCTTGTCTGAACGTGCTAGCAAACAGAGCACCCTAGGAAAGTCACAGTAATAATTCTCGAGATGTCCATTCGCTATGCTGTTCGGATGTGCTAGCAAAGGAGACATTTCAGAGGCGTCCATTCGCTAGTCTGTTCAAACGACCTGTAGACGTAGAATAAAAACGTgtttttattagttttgtttCATTTCCGTCTGAATGTGAAAATGTCTCAACTGAACGGCTAGCGCAGTTTTgttaagccaattttttttccttttaccgCTAGGGATAGGAGTTTGGGAGTCAAGAAATACATATTTATAGTCCCAAGAACGTAGCTTTGTTATATATTATtagtttttcaataagaaaacTCATAGTTTGAATTTCTTCTATATTTTTTCGTCAAATCCTAAATAGAtgcttgtggttttgataagaaTTCTTTAGATCCTTGATagacttaaaaattttaagaagtaTTGTTTCTTTCTTGCTATTTATCTTTGCAACTGATGACGTCAAGAACCTACTACGTACCTTTGCTCAAACTGTGTCCAACACATTGAACCCAAATTGGTTTGTTGCCATAGGAAGTGAACTTCGAGCCCCCTAGCTGATAATGGTACATGATCCGTCTGTCCTAGACAAAACAAGTGGGTTTTTTGGTTGAAGCAAAAGCCAGATGGTACAATTGAAACAGAGAGATGTCATTGACTACACAAAAACTTCATGATCTTAGTTGCGTGATATGCTACTGCATGGTCTCCATGATCTCTAATATTATGATATACAGCCGTAGGATCTCCATCTTCATGGTTaacaaaaaacatattatttttaattttggtctTTCATTTAAAATTCTACTTCGGCGATGTGGATATATATAGCACATGCATCCACAATGAGCTGTTTTCTCGTACGTTGTCTTTTTTCACACTAACTTTCACGTGAGTTGTGTGATTTTTTAATAAGCACAACTATTCAGATTCAGATTACATTTTGGCAAGCCCACACCATACAACTTCAGAGAGAAGGGTGAGAGATCTTGAAGTCGTAAAAGCAGGAATATTTGGAGATGGAAAGGAATGTCTACAGAGCTCATTGTTTAGTCTTAGCCTTTCCAGCACAAGGCCACATTAATCCCATGATGGCGTTCTCCAAGCGTTTGGAGCGCAAAGGAGTAAAAGTTACACTCGTTATTACCAAATCCATCTCCAACCCCATTCACAAAGAATCCCTCACCTCCATTACGCTCGAGACAATCTCCGACGGCTATGATGAAGGCGGGATAGCAAAAGCAGAGAGCATCCACGCCTATTTGGAGCGCTTCCGGCAAGTCGGGTCGCAAACTCTGGCTGAGCTCATTGAGAAAGTTTCTAGCTCAGGTTGTCCTGTTAGTTGTGTTGTTTATGATCCTTTTGTGCCTTGGGCTCTAGATGTTGCTAAGAAGTTTGGATTACTTGGGGCTGCGCTTTTCACACAACCTTGTGTTGTTAATAATATATACTACCATGTCCACAAAGGAGTGTTGAAAGTCCCTCTTTCAAAAACAGAAATTTTGCTTCCTGGATTGCCACCACTTGAATCTCAAGATATGCCATCCTTTATTTATGATTCCGTATCTTACCCGGCAGCCTTTGACATGTTTGTGGGTCAATTCACCAACCTTGATCAAGCTGACTGGGTTTTTGTCAACACTTTTTATGAATTGGAGCaaaaggtaattttgttttgttttttcggATGATATTGAAAATAAAGCTGAATGATGTTGTTGATGAACTATTTTGTATAGGTGGTGGATTGGATGGCAAAGATATGGCCGTTGAGAACAATAGGACCAACTATACCATCAATGTTCCTAGACAAGCGACTTGAAGATGACAAAAACTATGGTTTCGACATCTTCAAACCAAACACT from Corylus avellana chromosome ca1, CavTom2PMs-1.0 encodes the following:
- the LOC132181452 gene encoding UDP-glycosyltransferase 74E2-like, with product MERNVYRAHCLVLAFPAQGHINPMMAFSKRLERKGVKVTLVITKSISNPIHKESLTSITLETISDGYDEGGIAKAESIHAYLERFRQVGSQTLAELIEKVSSSGCPVSCVVYDPFVPWALDVAKKFGLLGAALFTQPCVVNNIYYHVHKGVLKVPLSKTEILLPGLPPLESQDMPSFIYDSVSYPAAFDMFVGQFTNLDQADWVFVNTFYELEQKVVDWMAKIWPLRTIGPTIPSMFLDKRLEDDKNYGFDIFKPNTDACMKWLNGRPKGSVVYVSFGSMVAFEVEQMEEIAWGLRMSNRCFLWVVRESEEVKLPKNFVEETSEKGLVVRWCPQLEVLAHEAVGCFVTHCGWNSTLEALSFGVPMVGVPYWSDQSTNAKYIMDVWKMGLRAPVDEKGIIRRKAAEHCIREIMEGERGKEIKKIAFKWRKLAKEAVDEGGSSDKNIEEFVANLVHS